The Haloferax marinisediminis nucleotide sequence AGAAGCGCTCACGCTCTCCGAACGTGTCGAGGTCACCGCCACCGACGAATTCGCCTCGCGCGTCCCTGACGAACGCGGGGCACGGGTGACTATCGAGACGGTCGACGGCGACGTATTCTCCCACGAAGTGCGGGCCGCACGCGGTGGTGAGCACGACCCGTTCACCGAATCTGACCTCAGAACCAAATTCGACCAACTCGTCGTACCCGTCGTCGGCGACGAGAGCGTCGACGGCCTCTGGACGGCTGCCCGCGAACCCGCCGCTCCCCGCGTTCTCTGTGCCCTGACCCGGGCCTGAGACACTCCCCCTCCTCATTCGACCCAAACCATGATACCACAGACAGCAGTTCGAGATTGGGAACGACAGGTGTACGACTTTTTGAACAACGAGGTCCCACCCGATGTCCGAGCGACCGGACAGCGTGTCGTCGCGGACGTACTCGCAGCCACCGTGGCGGGTTCCGCGGCACCACAGAACGCATCGGTCTTTCGAGAGGTGACACTCGCGGACGGTCCAGCCTCCGTCCTCGGAACCGACCGGCGCACAGACCCAGCGCAAGCGGCCCTCCTGAACGTGACTGCCGCGATAACACAAGAGATAGAAGAAGGCCACAACCGAGGCGGCCACGTCGGTGCGAGCATCGTCGCCGGCGCCGTCGGCGTGGCGGAGGCGTTCGACGTCGACGGAGAGACGTTCGTCGACGCGTGTATCAGGTCGTACGAACTCTGTACCCGCTTCGAATACGCCATCTTCGCGATGAAGGCCAGACTCAACGACGCGGTTCCGTGGCTCGTCCGAGACCCACACTCGACGTGGACGACCCTCGGCCCGGCGTTGACTGCCGCCGTCTGCATGGGCCACTCCCGAGACGAGGTGCGCGAAACAGTCCGGACGGCGTTGAATCTCGCCGTCGTCTCGATGCACGACCCTTTCGCAGAGGGAGCGCCATCGCGGAACTTCACTGCGGGGTTCTCTGCACAGGCGGGTGTGAGTGCCGCGACACTCGCCGGAGCCGGTCTCCGTGGTTCTGCCGCGGCGATGGAAGCGGTGTACGACCCCTTCGAGACGCTGCTCGGCGACGGCGAGTTCGTCGACCTCTTCGACTCGCTCGGAACGGAGTGGTGGATAACGGAAGTGTACCACAAGCCGTACCCCTCCTGTCGGTACACCCACGCCCCACTCGACGCCCTGCGAGACGCCGGGGCCGATGGTCTCGGTCCCGAAGACGTCGACCACATCGACGTGTACACCTACCGGAACGGCGTCGACATGGGCCACACGCGTCCGGACACGCTGACTGCAGCAAAGTTCTCGACACCGTACGTCCTCGCCAGATGGGTCGCCGACGGAGAACTCACGCTCGACCACTTCCTCGACGATGCACTCGAAGAGGAGACAGTACAGGCACTCTCAGAACGCGTTCACCTCTACGCAGACAACGCGTACGAGCGAGCGTTCCCGGAGAAGTGGGGTGCGCGCGTTGAAGTGGTCGCGAACGACGGAACGCAGTACGTTGGAGAACGAGACGTCCCGCGTGGCGACTACAGGGACCCGCTCACAGAGACGATTCTCACCGCTCGTAACCGCGACCTGCTCGTGTATGGTCTCGGCTCGGACGACGTCGACGACGCGGTTGATGCGCTCTCGTCGATGGATTCGAAAACAGTCTCGGCGATTGTAGATGGGCTGACGGCGTAAGACCGAACAATCGTTCTGCACTGCCGAACCCAATCCGAACAATTATTGCGAATCTCGCTAACTGGTACCATATGGATACAGGCGAGCCCGGTGGGAGCGGATTAATCGGCGCTACGAAAACGTCGTTCGGCATCGTCGAACACCTGCGTGAGGAAGGTACCTGTGGTGTCTCTGAGGTCTCTGCGGAGCTCGGGATATCGAAGAGCACTGCACACAGCCACCTCCAAACGCTCGCACACCTCGGTTACGTCGTCCGGGTCGACGGGGAGTACGCGTTGAGTCTCAAATTCCTAGACCTCGGAGACCACGCACGGACGCGACACGCACTCTACCACGCCTCGATTGGAGAGATGGACGAACTGGTCGACGCGGTTGGAGAGCGCGGGCAGGTGATGGTCGAAGAGAACGGACGCGGTGTGTACATCTACCAAGTGAAATCAGAACAAGGACTCCAGACGGACTCGCACATCGGGACTACCGTCGACCTCCACACGACTGCCGTCGGAAAGTCCTATCTCGCCTTCTGCGACGAAGCGCGCCGAGACGACATCCTTGCCGGCGACCTGCCACAACTCACGTCGAAGACCATCGACGACCGGGAGGCCCTCGAAACCGAGTTGGCAGCGATTCGAGAGCGTGGGTACGCCTTCAACGACGAAGAACGAATCACCGGAATGCGGGCCGTCGGCGCACCAATCCTCTCGGATGACGAGACCATCCTCGGTTCGATTAGCGTGTCGGGCCCGACCACCCGAATGAAAGGTGAGTGGTACCACAAAGACGTTCCAGAGATGGTGACGCAGGCCGCTCGCGTCATCGGTATTCGAGCGACGTACTCGTAGTTCGGCCCTGCCGAACACCCGTTCTGTACCGGTCGTTTGGTGAACGGTTCATGGAGACAGTGCTTCGTACGGTTTAGACGGTGTTCGTCGTTCGAATCAACTCGGGAACCATTACACGACTACAGTTGTAACATCTTTAGTCCACCACAGTCCGCTCCCCCTCGTCTACACCCTCGAAATAGACTCGGTGACACTGAAACATATAATATAGACTTCATAGTAAATTTTTAGATACTATTGGAAGAACGTGTGAGAAGCAAGTTCTGTACGAACAAATCGTTCTCGATGGAGACGTCGCAACGAGATAGCCATATTGCACGGATACAAGCGTCATGTGGTGCCAGAACACGAAGCAATCTGCAGGATTTGGTCGAATCCCAGGACAGTCGTATCGAGGTCGAGATTTCGGACATACAGGTACCGTATTCCTAGCGATTTGACTGGCTTTGGTAGATCTAGCTCCAATTACACACTCTCGAAGGAACAGAGGCACAATCGTCACAGAGATATTACTGTTTGCAATATTAGTAATATTATTGAAATAGTCAGCCACCGACACCTGAGAACGGCGCAGCTCGTGGGAGCGCTCCGCAGTGTCGACACGGGCGAGACAACCAGCGACCAAAAACAGTGACGGTGAATTAACGCGGTCAGTCGGCGAGTGGCGCGTGCACGTCGCGTTCACGTTCGTCGGCTGTCTCGCCGGCGGATTCTTCCGTGAACACGACGCCGTGTGCACCCTCGCGTTCCTTCGCGCTCGCGGCGACACGGACGAAGGACGCGTTCTCGCGGGCAGCAGCTATCGTGTGGCCACCGCAGTAACTCACACCAGATCGAATGCCTGCGAGGAACTCCTCGACGAGTGGTTCGACGGGGCCTTTGTACGGAGTCAGTGCTTCGACGCCTTCGCCCGTGACGACGTCGCTCTGTTTGTCGTCGCGGTCGGACGCCGCCTCGGTCGAGGCCATCCCACGAGACCGTTTGTACGCATCGCCCCCAACTTCGACGACGTGTCCCGGCGCTTCGTCAGTCCCAGCGAAGAAACTGCCCATCATCACGGTGTCCGCGCCCGCCATGAGTGCCTTCGCCGCGTCGCCCGACGTGCGGATGCCGCCATCGGCCATGACGTGGATGCCGAGGTCGTGCGCTCGCTCGGCGCAGTTCGAGACTGCAGTCAGTTGCGGGAATCCAGCACCGGCGACTTCACGCGTCGTACAGTGAGACCCGGGGCCAACACCAACTTTCACACATCCAGCGCCAGCCTCCCAGAGGTCTTCGACGGCAGCAGGTGTGACGACGTTGCCAGCGACGATTTCGGGGTCGAACTCGTCGCGAATGTGAGCAACTGCATCCAGACACCGTTCCATGTGGCCGTGTGCGATGTCCATGACGATTGCGTCGGCACCAGCGTCGAGGAGTGCCGCAGTCCGTTCGAGGTACGCTTCGTTGATGCCGACTGCGCCAGCGACGGTGCCACCGTTCTCGGCGACCTGTCGCACCTGAGCTGCCTGCTCGTCGATGTCGAGGAACCGGTGGACGACACCGAGACCACCACAGTCTGAGAGCGTGGTTGCGAGTTCAGTTTCGGTGACGGTGTCCATCGCCGCACTGACGAGTGGTGCCTCCAATTGCAAACTCGGCGTCACGTTGGTCGAAAGTTCCACGTCGCTTCGGCTGTCGACCGGTGAGCGCTGTGGAATCAGCAATACGTCTCCATACGAGAGTCCTGTGCGAATCTCCATCGTAACCCTCCACAGCGGATGGGACGTGCCGATATAGTTCCGAGGGAGGCGGCCGCTGTCGCCGTGGAACGAAACTATTACCACCTCGCTTCCGTCTGTTTAGCAACACACGGGACCGCGTCCAGTGCGAATCTCCAATCAATCGTAACCCCAACGTATTCGCCGCTCGCGGTCCGTGTGGTTCAAACTCTCCTGAGCGGTTGCGCTGCGCGAGTCCGGTATAACCTGAGTGATATCGAGGTATTATCCGGAACCGTTATTTCTCTTCAAACGTGACAACGTATTGCCGGACCAGCCGTCCCCTCATCGGTAACGGTAGATTGACAGAGGCACCCTACTACAGCCGTCGTCTCGCTAGTCCCCCTCTCCTCTCTCGGACTATCCGGAGGCAAAGAAATTTCCTTCACGCAGAGCGTTACCTAAGCATGCAAACCGTCATCCTCGCTGCCGGGCGTGGGACCAGAATGCGCCCACTCACCGACCGACGGCCGAAGCCGATGCTTCCGGTCGGTGACAAGCCGCTCGTCGCACACACTGCGGACGCCGCAATCGATGCAGGTGCGTCGAGTCTCACACTCGTCGTCGGGTACGAAGCCGACGACGTCCGTTCGTACTTCGGCACAGAACGAAGAGGAATCCCAGTCGAATTCGCCGTCCAAGAAGCACAGCGTGGGACTGCCGACGCCGTTCGGGCCGCGGCGGCACACCTCGACCCCGAAGGACCCTTCGTCGTCCTCAACGGTGACGCACTGTACGACGTACCGTCACTGACCGAACTGTATGACGGAGGGCCGGCCGTCGGGTCGTTCAGAGTGGACAACCCAAGTTCCTACGGCGTCTTAGAAACCGACGGCAACGACTTCGTCACCGGCGTCATCGAAAAACCAGAAAATCCACCCTCTGACCTCATCAACGCCGGGTCGTACGTCTTCCCTGCTGAAGCCCAAGCATGGCTCAACGTCGCCGAGAGCGACCGTGGCGAACTCGAACTGACCGACGTGCTCTCGCGAACCTGCGACGAGTACGACGTTCGCGGCATCGCCTTCGACCGATGGCTCGACGTGGGACGCCCGTGGGAACTGCTCGAAGCCAACGAGTGGAAACTCGGTGAGATGGAGTCGCGTATCGAAGGCGATGTCTCCGAGAGCGCAGAGCTAAACGGACCTGTCGTCGTCGAAGATGGAGCGACAGTTCGCTCGGGGGTGGTCATCGACGGGCCAGTACTGGTTCGACGAGGCGCCTCGATCGGGCCAAACGCCTACGTCCGCGGTCACACGCTCGTCGGAGAGGGTGCAAAAGTCGGGCACGCCGTCGAAGTAAAGAACAGTGTGTTGATGGAAGGTGCAACTGTCGGCCACCTCTCGTACGTCGGCGACAGTCTCCTCGGTCGCGACGTCAACTTCGGTGCAGGAACCAAAGTCGCCAACCTGCGGCACGACGGCGAGCCGGTTCGACAGATGCTCAAAGGCGAACTCATCTCCTCGGGCCGCCGAAAGTACGGCGTCGTGCTCGGCGATGGCGTCAAGACGGGCATCAACTCCTCGCTGAACGCCGGTGTCCGACTGCCGACCGAAGGAACAGTCAAGCCCGGCGAATCCGTCCTCTACGACCGGGTCGACGACGCCCCCGACACGAGCGACGACTAAGTCGGTCGCACCCTCTACGAGACACCACCGCCACGGTAGTCAACGAGTCAGACGGTCTGTCGAGACAGCACGTGCGGATATTTCCAGAATTACTGGTTCCCTGTCCACTCAACGGCTGAAAGTTTCGTGGTCCGCCCGACTCTGTTGCAGGAAACGAAGAGAACGGAGATTCCGGTCGATATCGGGGACCCGAGCGCCTCACCGTGAAATCTAAAATGGGCGTAGAACGAATCAGAGTATATGTCGAACAGCAGCCGATTCGTCGTCGCAACCCACGTGCTCACGAACCTGGCCGTGCAGAGCGACGAACGGCTGTCTTCCGACCGCCTCGCCTGGAGCGTCAACACGAATCCGGTCGTAATCCGCCAGCTGCTCTGTTCGCTCCGAGAAGCGGACCTCGTCGACTCGAAGCGCGGCCCAACTGGTGGATTCACGCTCGCGCGTGACCCCGCAGCCATCTCACTTCGAGACATCTACGAGGCGGTGGAAGACGGAGAGCCATTCTGTTTCCACGCGAACGAACCGAACGACGAGTGCACGGTCGGCGAACACATCCAACCGGTGCTCGGCGAACTATTCGAACCAGCTATTCAGGCGATGCTCGACGAACTCGACGCCATCACCGTCGCCGACGTCCACGAGACGGTGTTCGACGCCGCAGACGTCGACCCAATGGAAATCTGAGCCGCTAAATCGTCGATTCGGCGGCTTCGGCCTCGACAGACGGGCCTTCGATTTCGAGCCACTCGTTTGCCCACTCTTCTATCTCGTCGAACACGGGGCACAACGAG carries:
- a CDS encoding MmgE/PrpD family protein, which translates into the protein MIPQTAVRDWERQVYDFLNNEVPPDVRATGQRVVADVLAATVAGSAAPQNASVFREVTLADGPASVLGTDRRTDPAQAALLNVTAAITQEIEEGHNRGGHVGASIVAGAVGVAEAFDVDGETFVDACIRSYELCTRFEYAIFAMKARLNDAVPWLVRDPHSTWTTLGPALTAAVCMGHSRDEVRETVRTALNLAVVSMHDPFAEGAPSRNFTAGFSAQAGVSAATLAGAGLRGSAAAMEAVYDPFETLLGDGEFVDLFDSLGTEWWITEVYHKPYPSCRYTHAPLDALRDAGADGLGPEDVDHIDVYTYRNGVDMGHTRPDTLTAAKFSTPYVLARWVADGELTLDHFLDDALEEETVQALSERVHLYADNAYERAFPEKWGARVEVVANDGTQYVGERDVPRGDYRDPLTETILTARNRDLLVYGLGSDDVDDAVDALSSMDSKTVSAIVDGLTA
- a CDS encoding IclR family transcriptional regulator, which encodes MDTGEPGGSGLIGATKTSFGIVEHLREEGTCGVSEVSAELGISKSTAHSHLQTLAHLGYVVRVDGEYALSLKFLDLGDHARTRHALYHASIGEMDELVDAVGERGQVMVEENGRGVYIYQVKSEQGLQTDSHIGTTVDLHTTAVGKSYLAFCDEARRDDILAGDLPQLTSKTIDDREALETELAAIRERGYAFNDEERITGMRAVGAPILSDDETILGSISVSGPTTRMKGEWYHKDVPEMVTQAARVIGIRATYS
- a CDS encoding guanosine monophosphate reductase, yielding MEIRTGLSYGDVLLIPQRSPVDSRSDVELSTNVTPSLQLEAPLVSAAMDTVTETELATTLSDCGGLGVVHRFLDIDEQAAQVRQVAENGGTVAGAVGINEAYLERTAALLDAGADAIVMDIAHGHMERCLDAVAHIRDEFDPEIVAGNVVTPAAVEDLWEAGAGCVKVGVGPGSHCTTREVAGAGFPQLTAVSNCAERAHDLGIHVMADGGIRTSGDAAKALMAGADTVMMGSFFAGTDEAPGHVVEVGGDAYKRSRGMASTEAASDRDDKQSDVVTGEGVEALTPYKGPVEPLVEEFLAGIRSGVSYCGGHTIAAARENASFVRVAASAKEREGAHGVVFTEESAGETADERERDVHAPLAD
- the glmU gene encoding bifunctional sugar-1-phosphate nucleotidylyltransferase/acetyltransferase, which encodes MQTVILAAGRGTRMRPLTDRRPKPMLPVGDKPLVAHTADAAIDAGASSLTLVVGYEADDVRSYFGTERRGIPVEFAVQEAQRGTADAVRAAAAHLDPEGPFVVLNGDALYDVPSLTELYDGGPAVGSFRVDNPSSYGVLETDGNDFVTGVIEKPENPPSDLINAGSYVFPAEAQAWLNVAESDRGELELTDVLSRTCDEYDVRGIAFDRWLDVGRPWELLEANEWKLGEMESRIEGDVSESAELNGPVVVEDGATVRSGVVIDGPVLVRRGASIGPNAYVRGHTLVGEGAKVGHAVEVKNSVLMEGATVGHLSYVGDSLLGRDVNFGAGTKVANLRHDGEPVRQMLKGELISSGRRKYGVVLGDGVKTGINSSLNAGVRLPTEGTVKPGESVLYDRVDDAPDTSDD
- a CDS encoding Rrf2 family transcriptional regulator, translated to MSNSSRFVVATHVLTNLAVQSDERLSSDRLAWSVNTNPVVIRQLLCSLREADLVDSKRGPTGGFTLARDPAAISLRDIYEAVEDGEPFCFHANEPNDECTVGEHIQPVLGELFEPAIQAMLDELDAITVADVHETVFDAADVDPMEI